The following proteins are encoded in a genomic region of Rhizobium sp. CCGE531:
- the pepN gene encoding aminopeptidase N codes for MRTDTGQIVNLADYRPTDFVLERVDLTFDLHPTETKVEARLIFHRREGTDPKAPLVLDGDELVLSGLLLDQNELPAEQYDATPESLSVRDLPESTPFELTITTVINPEANTQLMGLYRTGGIYCTQCEAEGFRRITYFPDRPDVLAPFTVNIIADRQANPLLLSNGNFLGGAGYGEGKHFAAWFDPHPKPSYLFALVAGDLGVVEDTFATMSGREVALKIYVEHGKEPRAAYAMDALKRSMKWDEERFGREYDLDIFMIVAVSDFNMGAMENKGLNVFNDKYVLADPETATDADYANIEAIIAHEYFHNWTGNRITCRDWFQLCLKEGLTVYRDHEFSADQRSRPVKRIAEVRHLKSEQFPEDSGPLAHPVRPTKYREINNFYTTTVYEKGSEVTRMIATLLGRDLFKTGMDLYFDRHDGQAVTIEDFVKCFEDVSGRDLTQFSLWYHQAGTPLVTASGAYDADGKTFTLSLEQMVPATPGQTAKKPMHIPLRMGLLAEDGAVITPASVTGAELTDDVLHLTKQTQTVTFHGIPSRPVLSLNRSFSTPVNLQFSQSARDLSLIARYETDHFARWQALSDLGLPNLLQAARDARQGIDITCDPAFTDALLAAAADESLEPAFRAQALALPSEADIARELGGNNDPDAIHVARQTIVKRVAEAGKDVFTALYDGMQTSGAFTPDAASAGRRALRNTALAYLSQSDETPARAKAAYDAANNMTDLSAALTILAQRFPDTIETAAALAHFRDRFADNALVIDKWFAIQAAIPGAGALERIRLLMETPLFKRTNPNRVRAVLGTFVFANPTGFGRADGAGYHFLADEILEIDQRNPQLAARVLTSMRSWRLLEPVRADHARSALMRIEHSGNLSTDVRDIVDRILKE; via the coding sequence ATGCGAACAGACACCGGCCAGATCGTCAATCTGGCAGACTACCGCCCCACCGACTTCGTTCTGGAACGCGTGGACCTTACCTTCGATCTACATCCAACCGAAACGAAGGTCGAAGCGCGGCTGATCTTCCATCGTCGCGAAGGCACCGATCCCAAGGCGCCCCTGGTGCTCGACGGCGACGAGCTGGTGCTGTCCGGGCTGCTGCTCGACCAGAACGAACTTCCCGCCGAACAATATGACGCCACGCCGGAAAGCCTGAGCGTTCGCGATCTGCCTGAGAGCACGCCTTTCGAGCTGACGATCACGACCGTGATCAATCCGGAAGCCAACACGCAATTGATGGGCCTCTATCGCACCGGCGGCATCTATTGCACGCAGTGCGAGGCCGAAGGTTTCCGCCGCATCACCTATTTCCCGGATCGGCCTGACGTTCTCGCGCCCTTTACGGTCAACATCATCGCCGACAGGCAAGCCAATCCGCTCTTGCTGTCGAACGGCAATTTCCTCGGTGGCGCCGGCTATGGCGAAGGCAAGCATTTCGCCGCCTGGTTCGATCCGCACCCGAAGCCGAGCTATCTCTTCGCGCTCGTCGCCGGCGACCTCGGCGTCGTCGAGGATACGTTCGCGACCATGTCCGGCCGCGAAGTGGCGCTGAAGATCTATGTCGAACATGGCAAGGAGCCGCGTGCCGCCTACGCCATGGATGCGCTGAAACGCTCGATGAAGTGGGATGAGGAGCGATTCGGCCGCGAATACGATCTCGACATCTTCATGATCGTCGCGGTGTCGGACTTCAACATGGGGGCGATGGAGAACAAGGGCCTTAACGTCTTCAACGACAAATACGTGCTCGCCGATCCCGAAACGGCGACCGATGCCGATTATGCCAACATCGAAGCCATCATCGCCCACGAATATTTCCACAACTGGACAGGCAATCGCATCACCTGCCGCGACTGGTTCCAGCTCTGCCTCAAGGAAGGCCTGACTGTCTATCGCGATCACGAATTTTCCGCCGACCAGCGCTCGCGTCCCGTCAAGCGCATCGCCGAGGTCCGGCACCTGAAATCGGAACAGTTTCCTGAGGACAGCGGGCCGCTCGCCCATCCGGTTCGCCCGACAAAATACCGTGAAATCAACAATTTCTATACGACGACCGTCTATGAGAAGGGCAGCGAAGTCACGCGCATGATCGCAACCCTGCTCGGCCGCGATCTGTTCAAGACGGGTATGGATCTCTATTTCGATCGGCATGACGGTCAGGCCGTCACTATCGAAGATTTCGTCAAGTGCTTCGAGGATGTCAGCGGCCGCGATCTCACGCAGTTTTCGCTTTGGTATCATCAGGCCGGCACGCCTCTTGTCACCGCATCCGGCGCCTATGATGCCGACGGCAAGACGTTCACCTTGTCGCTCGAACAGATGGTGCCGGCGACGCCTGGCCAGACCGCCAAGAAGCCGATGCATATCCCGCTGCGCATGGGCTTGCTGGCCGAAGACGGCGCTGTCATCACGCCCGCATCCGTCACCGGAGCGGAGCTCACCGACGATGTCCTGCACCTGACGAAGCAGACGCAGACGGTGACGTTCCACGGCATTCCGTCGCGGCCGGTTCTGTCGCTCAATCGCAGCTTCTCGACGCCGGTCAACCTGCAATTCAGCCAGAGCGCCCGCGATCTCTCGCTGATCGCGCGTTACGAGACCGATCATTTCGCCCGCTGGCAGGCGCTGAGCGACCTTGGCCTGCCCAACCTTTTGCAGGCGGCGCGGGATGCGCGTCAAGGCATCGACATCACCTGCGATCCAGCCTTCACCGACGCACTGCTCGCAGCCGCGGCCGACGAAAGCCTGGAGCCGGCATTCCGTGCTCAGGCGCTCGCCCTTCCGAGCGAGGCCGATATCGCTCGCGAGCTTGGCGGCAACAACGATCCGGATGCCATTCATGTCGCGCGCCAGACGATCGTCAAGCGGGTGGCCGAGGCGGGAAAGGATGTCTTCACCGCGCTTTATGACGGCATGCAGACGTCAGGCGCCTTCACGCCTGATGCAGCAAGCGCCGGCCGCCGCGCCCTGCGCAATACAGCGCTCGCCTATCTCTCCCAGTCGGATGAAACGCCGGCGAGAGCGAAGGCAGCCTATGATGCCGCAAACAACATGACCGATCTCAGCGCCGCGCTGACCATTCTGGCGCAGCGCTTCCCGGATACGATTGAGACGGCGGCCGCGCTTGCGCATTTCCGCGACCGCTTCGCGGACAATGCGCTCGTCATCGACAAGTGGTTCGCCATTCAGGCCGCAATCCCTGGCGCGGGCGCGCTGGAGCGTATTCGGCTGCTCATGGAAACGCCGCTGTTCAAGCGCACCAATCCGAACCGCGTACGCGCTGTCCTTGGTACCTTCGTCTTCGCTAATCCGACCGGCTTCGGCCGGGCCGACGGCGCTGGATACCATTTCCTGGCCGACGAGATCCTCGAGATCGATCAGCGCAACCCGCAGCTCGCCGCCCGCGTCCTGACGTCGATGCGCTCCTGGCGCCTGCTGGAACCGGTGCGCGCCGACCACGCCCGCTCGGCGCTGATGCGGATCGAACACTCGGGCAACCTTTCGACCGACGTGCGCGACATCGTGGACCGCATCCTGAAGGAGTGA
- a CDS encoding bifunctional [glutamine synthetase] adenylyltransferase/[glutamine synthetase]-adenylyl-L-tyrosine phosphorylase has translation MTTQGDLLRDVPSGRLRPLNQTEMKSALADLRQIGGAEPAIAALLAEEGALRDFIVAALTLSPHLREIANLEPSLLVAAIERPLSPQIEALVEEARRAWLPGEEASSSPSESEVMSRLRIAKRRAAFLIALADLAGIYNGKTTTLRLSRLAEASISAAIDHLLLSSHQAGKISLPDLASPSQKSGLIVLGMGKLGAEELNYSSDIDLVVFFDETAGIVPDPDDAIEIFPRLMRRLVRILQERTADGYVFRTDLRLRPDPGSTPLAIPVDAAMIYYEGRGQNWERAAFIKARAVAGDIAAGQAFIRDLVPFVFRKYLDYAAISDIHSIKRQIHVHKGHGAIAVKGHNVKLGRGGIREIEFFVQTQQLIAGGRMPALRCRSTEQTLAELTEAKWIDAETRDELTSAYWFLRDVEHRIQMVRDEQTHLLPETDAELRRIAFMMGFADVTAFSEALVTTLKTVERRYARLFEQEMKLSSGTGNLVFTGQGDDPDTLQTLRRLGFERPSDIANVIRTWHYGRYRATQSVEARERLTELTPELLRVFGESKRADEALLRFDSFISGLPAGIQLFSLLGTNPALLSLIVNIMSSAPRLAEIIAAKPHVFDGMLDPGLMAELPTRDYLAERIRGFLAPARHYEEVLDRLRIFASEQRFLIGIRLLTGAIGGQMAARAFTYLADLIVEAALDAVMKEIRAAHGEYPGGRIAIVGMGKLGSFELTAGSDIDIILLYDYDDAAGESTGAKPLDATRYFTRITQRLIAALSAPTAEGILYEVDMRLRPSGNKGPVATRINSFEKYQRAEAWTWEHMALSRARLIGGDEALVNDAERIIGEVLSAKRDTAKIARDVREMRGLIDQEKPPENIWDLKLIPGGLIDIEFIAQYLRLIAPERGVGIDANGLSTAEALKLLGASLVDRNDLDVCLEALHLYTELSQLIRLCIDGSFDPQNAPSGLIELVCRAGDCPDIRTLEAELKRLSKAVRKIFQATVGS, from the coding sequence ATGACGACGCAAGGCGATTTGCTGCGGGATGTTCCGTCTGGGCGGTTGCGGCCTTTGAACCAGACCGAGATGAAGTCAGCACTTGCCGATCTCAGACAGATCGGCGGGGCGGAGCCTGCCATCGCTGCCTTGCTTGCCGAGGAGGGCGCATTGCGGGATTTCATCGTCGCTGCGTTGACCTTGTCTCCTCATCTGCGCGAGATCGCCAATCTCGAGCCATCGCTCCTCGTTGCCGCCATCGAGAGGCCGTTGTCGCCTCAGATCGAGGCGCTGGTCGAGGAGGCCCGCCGCGCCTGGCTGCCGGGTGAGGAGGCAAGCTCTTCGCCCTCGGAATCCGAGGTGATGAGCCGCCTGCGCATCGCCAAGCGCCGCGCCGCCTTTCTGATCGCGCTCGCCGATCTCGCGGGCATCTATAACGGCAAGACGACGACCCTTCGGCTGAGCAGACTTGCCGAAGCTTCCATTTCCGCGGCGATCGACCATCTGCTGCTGTCGTCGCACCAAGCCGGCAAGATTTCGCTCCCCGATCTCGCATCGCCGAGCCAGAAATCGGGGCTGATCGTGCTCGGCATGGGCAAGCTTGGCGCTGAAGAGTTGAACTATTCGTCCGACATCGATCTGGTCGTCTTCTTCGATGAGACGGCGGGCATCGTGCCCGATCCCGACGACGCTATCGAGATTTTCCCGCGGCTGATGCGGCGGTTGGTGCGCATCCTGCAGGAGCGCACGGCGGATGGTTATGTGTTCCGCACCGATCTTCGCCTGCGTCCCGATCCCGGCTCGACGCCGCTGGCGATCCCGGTCGATGCGGCGATGATCTATTACGAGGGCAGGGGGCAGAACTGGGAGCGCGCGGCCTTCATCAAGGCGCGTGCCGTTGCTGGCGATATCGCCGCCGGTCAGGCTTTCATCCGCGATCTCGTGCCCTTCGTCTTCCGCAAATATCTGGACTATGCCGCGATATCAGACATTCATTCGATCAAGCGGCAGATCCATGTGCACAAGGGGCACGGAGCGATCGCCGTCAAGGGCCATAACGTCAAGCTTGGCCGCGGCGGCATTCGCGAGATCGAGTTCTTCGTGCAAACGCAGCAGCTTATTGCTGGCGGCCGCATGCCGGCATTGCGTTGCCGGTCGACGGAGCAAACGCTCGCCGAGCTGACCGAGGCGAAGTGGATCGACGCGGAAACCCGCGATGAGCTGACATCAGCCTATTGGTTCCTGCGCGATGTCGAACACCGCATCCAGATGGTGCGCGACGAGCAGACGCATCTGCTGCCTGAAACCGATGCCGAGCTCCGGCGTATTGCCTTCATGATGGGCTTTGCCGACGTAACGGCTTTCTCCGAGGCTCTGGTGACGACGCTGAAGACGGTCGAGCGGCGTTATGCGCGCCTGTTCGAGCAGGAAATGAAGTTGTCGTCCGGAACGGGCAATCTGGTTTTTACCGGCCAGGGCGACGATCCCGACACGCTGCAGACGCTACGCCGCCTCGGCTTCGAAAGGCCGTCCGACATCGCCAACGTGATCCGCACCTGGCACTACGGCCGATATCGCGCCACCCAATCGGTAGAAGCGCGCGAGCGGTTGACGGAATTGACGCCCGAGCTGCTGCGCGTCTTCGGCGAAAGCAAGCGGGCGGATGAGGCGCTGCTGCGCTTCGACAGCTTCATTTCCGGCCTGCCGGCGGGCATTCAGCTCTTCTCGCTGCTGGGCACCAATCCGGCGCTGCTCTCCCTCATCGTCAACATCATGTCCTCGGCGCCGCGTCTTGCCGAGATCATCGCGGCCAAGCCGCACGTTTTCGACGGCATGCTGGACCCGGGCCTCATGGCCGAACTGCCGACACGCGATTATCTGGCCGAACGCATCAGGGGTTTCCTGGCGCCTGCGAGACACTATGAAGAGGTGCTGGACCGCCTGCGCATTTTCGCGTCCGAACAGCGCTTCCTGATCGGTATTCGCCTGCTGACGGGCGCGATCGGCGGGCAGATGGCGGCTCGAGCCTTTACTTACCTCGCCGATCTGATCGTCGAAGCGGCGCTGGATGCTGTGATGAAGGAAATCCGCGCAGCGCATGGCGAATATCCAGGCGGTCGCATCGCTATCGTCGGCATGGGCAAGCTCGGCAGTTTCGAGCTGACGGCGGGGTCCGACATAGACATTATCCTGCTTTATGACTACGACGACGCGGCCGGTGAATCGACCGGTGCGAAGCCGCTCGATGCCACCCGCTACTTCACGCGCATTACCCAGCGCCTGATCGCGGCGCTCTCGGCACCGACGGCCGAAGGCATCCTCTATGAGGTGGACATGCGCCTGCGTCCCTCCGGCAACAAGGGACCCGTCGCCACGCGCATCAACTCCTTCGAGAAATATCAGCGCGCGGAGGCCTGGACCTGGGAGCACATGGCGCTTTCCCGGGCGCGGCTGATCGGCGGCGATGAGGCGTTGGTAAACGACGCCGAACGCATCATCGGCGAGGTTCTCTCGGCAAAGAGAGACACTGCCAAGATCGCCAGGGATGTTCGCGAGATGCGCGGCCTGATCGATCAGGAAAAGCCGCCCGAAAATATCTGGGACCTGAAACTGATCCCCGGCGGTCTGATCGATATCGAATTCATCGCTCAATATTTGCGTTTGATTGCACCCGAGCGTGGCGTCGGCATCGACGCGAACGGGCTCAGCACGGCGGAAGCGTTGAAACTGCTGGGCGCCAGCCTAGTGGATCGCAATGACCTCGATGTCTGCCTGGAGGCCCTGCATCTATATACGGAATTGTCGCAACTCATCCGGCTCTGCATCGACGGCTCCTTCGATCCGCAAAATGCGCCTTCGGGGCTGATCGAGCTGGTCTGCCGCGCCGGCGACTGCCCGGATATCCGCACCTTGGAAGCGGAGCTGAAGCGGCTGTCGAAGGCGGTCCGAAAGATATTCCAGGCGACCGTTGGAAGCTGA
- a CDS encoding PAS domain-containing sensor histidine kinase — MVDVRRTTAADGRLRVNFDGLKSWHSGVTDRTGVRVETISRHFPQTEHILKRIIPVLIVSFLMVVAASHFFGMITEHGRMAASARRTTSLSIAAASAAFSNDASLFQAGDRRGAERKLASYLPQDRLDPGAFVLLVQSSGRVFGSSAAGSGYIGMLISDFFPEVSAVRNFGDHAGVIETMIGGEPYYAAISLIGDKGDFILSAASMDQIDKLWRDELTLNVTLFAGISSILLVILYAYYTQVKRARDADEIFLESNLRVETALSRGRCGLWDFDFTSRKFFWSRSMYDMLGLPAADKPLAFTDAARLMHPDDNSLHMLARSVTRGNAGQVDQILRIRHAKGHYVWMRARAQVIRTNSGRVHMIGIAMDVTEQHRLAQRYAEADQRLADAIECTSEAFVLWDKNDRLVMCNAHFQQAYGLPDNVLVPGTERAVVNAAAARPVIERRIVDPVRVSHSQTTEVQLADERWLQINERRTRDGGLVSVGSDITQLKRNQERLRESERRLMATINDLSASRQILERQKAELSTANANYLAEKERAEAANRAKSEFLANMSHELRTPLNAILGFSEILQDQMFGPLGSSRYDEYAKDIHDSGKHLLNVINDILDMSKIEAGHMKLSCERINLAPLIEECLRFTRIPAAQKNILVEQNISSEIKLNADRRAMKQIVLNLLSNAVKFTNDGGRIAVRTRRVEDAVVLVIADTGIGIPKSALSKIGQPFEQVQSQYAKSKGGSGLGLAISRSLTALHHGRMRIRSREGIGTVIAIRIPDQR, encoded by the coding sequence ATGGTGGACGTGCGGCGGACAACCGCGGCCGATGGACGGCTGCGTGTTAATTTCGACGGTCTGAAATCCTGGCATAGCGGCGTTACCGATCGAACCGGCGTGCGTGTGGAGACGATCTCGCGTCATTTCCCGCAGACGGAACATATTCTCAAGCGCATCATTCCGGTCCTCATCGTTTCCTTCCTGATGGTCGTTGCCGCCTCGCATTTCTTCGGCATGATAACGGAACATGGTCGGATGGCGGCGTCTGCCCGCCGCACGACTTCGCTTTCCATCGCCGCCGCATCCGCCGCCTTTTCGAACGATGCCAGCTTGTTCCAGGCCGGCGACCGCAGGGGCGCAGAGCGGAAATTGGCTTCCTATTTGCCGCAGGATCGATTGGATCCCGGGGCCTTCGTGCTGCTGGTACAGTCGAGCGGGCGGGTGTTCGGCTCATCGGCGGCCGGCTCGGGCTATATCGGCATGCTGATCTCCGACTTCTTTCCCGAAGTGTCGGCCGTCCGCAATTTCGGCGACCATGCCGGCGTGATCGAAACCATGATCGGCGGCGAGCCCTATTATGCGGCGATTTCCCTGATCGGCGACAAGGGCGATTTCATTCTGTCGGCCGCATCGATGGATCAGATCGACAAGCTCTGGCGCGACGAGCTCACGCTCAACGTCACGCTCTTTGCCGGTATCTCCTCCATCCTGCTCGTCATTCTCTATGCCTATTACACCCAGGTAAAGCGGGCCCGGGACGCGGATGAAATCTTCCTCGAATCGAACCTGCGGGTAGAGACGGCGCTTTCGCGCGGCCGCTGCGGTCTCTGGGATTTCGATTTCACCAGCCGCAAGTTCTTCTGGTCGCGCTCGATGTACGACATGCTCGGGTTGCCGGCCGCCGACAAGCCGCTCGCCTTCACGGATGCGGCACGGCTGATGCATCCGGATGACAACAGCCTGCACATGCTCGCCCGCTCCGTCACCCGCGGCAATGCCGGCCAGGTGGACCAGATCCTGCGCATCCGCCATGCCAAGGGGCATTATGTCTGGATGCGCGCCCGCGCCCAGGTGATCCGCACCAATTCCGGCCGCGTGCATATGATCGGCATCGCCATGGACGTGACCGAACAGCACCGGCTGGCGCAGCGTTATGCCGAAGCCGACCAACGGCTGGCCGATGCTATCGAATGCACCTCCGAAGCCTTCGTGCTGTGGGACAAGAACGATCGTCTCGTCATGTGCAATGCGCATTTCCAGCAGGCTTACGGCCTGCCCGACAACGTGCTCGTGCCCGGCACCGAGCGCGCCGTCGTCAATGCGGCGGCAGCTCGGCCGGTCATCGAGCGGCGCATCGTCGATCCCGTCCGTGTCAGCCATTCACAGACGACGGAGGTGCAGCTGGCCGACGAGCGCTGGCTGCAGATCAACGAACGCCGCACCCGAGACGGCGGCCTCGTCTCCGTCGGCAGTGATATCACGCAGCTGAAACGCAACCAGGAGCGCCTTCGCGAGTCCGAACGCCGGCTGATGGCGACGATCAACGATCTCTCCGCCTCGCGGCAGATCCTGGAGCGCCAGAAGGCCGAGCTTTCGACCGCCAACGCGAACTACCTTGCGGAAAAAGAGCGGGCCGAGGCGGCCAACAGGGCCAAATCGGAATTCCTCGCCAACATGTCGCATGAGCTGCGCACGCCGCTCAACGCCATCCTGGGCTTCTCGGAAATCCTGCAGGACCAGATGTTCGGTCCGCTCGGCTCCTCTCGTTACGACGAATATGCCAAGGATATCCACGACAGCGGCAAGCATCTTCTGAATGTCATCAACGACATTCTCGACATGTCCAAGATCGAAGCCGGGCATATGAAGCTCTCCTGCGAGCGGATCAATCTGGCGCCGCTCATCGAGGAATGCCTGCGTTTCACCCGCATCCCGGCCGCGCAGAAGAACATTCTCGTCGAGCAGAATATTTCCTCCGAGATCAAGCTGAATGCCGACCGGCGGGCAATGAAGCAGATCGTCCTCAACCTGCTGTCCAACGCCGTGAAATTCACCAATGACGGCGGCCGTATCGCCGTTCGCACGCGCAGGGTCGAAGATGCTGTCGTGCTTGTCATCGCCGACACGGGCATCGGCATTCCGAAATCGGCCCTGAGCAAGATCGGCCAGCCCTTCGAACAGGTGCAGAGCCAATATGCGAAGAGCAAGGGAGGCTCCGGCCTCGGGCTCGCCATTTCCAGATCCCTGACCGCGCTGCATCATGGCCGCATGCGCATCCGCTCGCGCGAAGGCATCGGCACGGTCATCGCGATCCGCATCCCGGATCAGCGCTGA
- a CDS encoding uracil-DNA glycosylase yields the protein MISASDLTPAELAALLHFHADAGVDWLLEEQPVDRFAEFEAMRAARQGARAPQQRADAPPPVAKAQPDRRQAAKPAAVAISPTAPARGAPAIPDEQAVEQARFAAESARSLSELKTAIEAFNGCNLKNSARSTIFASGTAEGRIMVIGPMPSADDDREGAPFSGRAGLLLDKMLAAIGLQRDGILLANVIPWRPPGNRAPSAPEIEICRPFIERQIALAEPKALLLLGNFTARYFFGGGETIHGLRGQWRELSILGRTVPAIASLHPQELLTAPINKRLAWNDLLAFKNYINAEILG from the coding sequence ATGATTTCCGCCAGCGACCTCACCCCCGCCGAGCTTGCCGCGCTTCTGCATTTTCATGCGGATGCCGGCGTCGATTGGCTGCTGGAGGAACAGCCGGTGGATCGGTTTGCCGAGTTCGAGGCCATGCGCGCCGCGCGGCAAGGGGCAAGAGCGCCTCAGCAACGAGCCGACGCGCCGCCACCCGTGGCGAAGGCGCAGCCTGATCGTCGGCAGGCTGCAAAGCCGGCGGCGGTGGCGATTTCACCGACTGCGCCAGCGCGCGGCGCGCCGGCAATTCCAGACGAGCAGGCCGTGGAGCAGGCCCGATTCGCCGCCGAAAGCGCACGGTCGCTCAGCGAATTGAAAACCGCGATCGAAGCTTTCAACGGCTGCAATCTCAAGAACAGCGCCCGCTCGACGATCTTCGCAAGCGGTACGGCGGAGGGCCGAATCATGGTGATCGGTCCGATGCCGAGCGCCGACGATGACAGAGAAGGCGCACCGTTTTCCGGCCGCGCCGGCCTCTTGTTGGACAAGATGCTGGCCGCCATCGGCCTGCAACGCGATGGGATCCTGCTCGCCAACGTCATTCCGTGGCGGCCGCCCGGCAACCGCGCGCCATCCGCGCCCGAAATCGAGATATGCCGTCCGTTCATAGAACGGCAGATTGCGCTCGCTGAGCCGAAAGCCTTGTTGCTGCTCGGCAATTTTACCGCCCGATACTTCTTCGGTGGGGGCGAAACCATTCATGGACTGCGCGGACAGTGGCGCGAATTAAGCATTCTCGGCCGGACCGTGCCGGCGATCGCCAGTCTTCATCCGCAGGAACTGCTGACCGCGCCGATCAACAAGCGTCTGGCCTGGAACGACCTGCTGGCCTTCAAAAATTATATCAACGCCGAAATATTAGGCTGA
- a CDS encoding ATP-binding protein — MSRFRVLFKSTAVRLSALYILLFALCAATLVFYVTAMSERLLTGQIRDAVQQEVNQVKRAYDIGGLNLLLRTMERRARQPGANLYVIAGPSGDILAGNVASVQPGVLGQAGWTELPFVYERYTDASNDPERRHLAIANIFILDNGLRILIGRDLGEPERFRVLVRQALMLALAIMGVGALVIWFGIGRNALKRIDRMTDASRKIMAGDLSQRLPVGGSGDEFDRMSASLNAMLGRIEKLNEGLRQVSDNIAHDLKTPLTRLRNKAADALDNADSDGRRVALEGIIGESDQLIRTFNALLMISRVEAGSVAAEMTDVDLSSIVADTAELYEPVAEEAGLALTADIEPDVVVQGNRELIGQALFNLIDNALKYASGCNGKQAIIFRLARTHDAVTLAVADHGPGIPAHQRADVVKRFFRLDESRSKPGTGLGLALVEAVMELHGGRLELSDTDPNSPDAKGLTVTMIFPMQKQ; from the coding sequence ATGAGTCGCTTCCGCGTCCTCTTCAAGTCCACCGCCGTCCGCCTTTCCGCCCTCTACATCCTTCTCTTTGCACTTTGCGCCGCGACGCTGGTCTTCTACGTCACGGCCATGTCCGAACGGCTGCTGACGGGGCAGATCCGCGACGCCGTTCAGCAGGAGGTCAATCAAGTCAAGCGCGCCTACGACATCGGCGGGCTGAACCTGCTTCTGCGCACGATGGAGCGCCGCGCCCGCCAGCCGGGCGCCAACCTCTATGTCATTGCCGGTCCTTCCGGCGACATTCTGGCCGGCAACGTCGCCTCGGTGCAGCCCGGCGTGCTCGGCCAGGCCGGCTGGACGGAGCTGCCCTTCGTCTACGAGCGCTATACGGACGCTTCCAATGATCCGGAGCGGCGCCATCTGGCGATCGCCAATATCTTCATCCTCGACAACGGCCTGCGCATCCTGATCGGCCGCGATCTCGGCGAGCCGGAGCGCTTCCGCGTGCTGGTGCGCCAGGCGCTGATGCTGGCGCTGGCGATCATGGGCGTCGGCGCGCTGGTCATCTGGTTCGGCATCGGCCGCAACGCGCTGAAGCGCATCGACCGGATGACGGATGCCAGCCGCAAGATCATGGCCGGCGACCTTTCCCAGCGCCTGCCGGTCGGCGGCTCCGGCGACGAGTTCGACCGCATGTCGGCATCGCTGAATGCGATGCTTGGGCGCATCGAGAAACTGAACGAGGGGCTGCGGCAGGTCTCAGACAATATCGCGCATGACCTCAAGACCCCGCTGACACGCCTGCGCAACAAGGCCGCCGATGCGCTCGACAATGCCGACAGCGACGGCCGTCGCGTTGCCCTCGAGGGCATCATCGGCGAGTCCGACCAGCTGATCCGCACCTTCAATGCGCTCTTGATGATTTCCCGCGTCGAGGCGGGATCGGTGGCCGCCGAAATGACTGATGTCGATCTTTCCTCCATCGTCGCCGATACGGCCGAACTCTATGAGCCGGTTGCCGAAGAAGCAGGCCTGGCGCTGACGGCGGATATCGAGCCTGACGTCGTGGTGCAGGGCAACCGCGAACTGATCGGTCAGGCGCTGTTCAACCTCATCGACAATGCCCTCAAATATGCTTCGGGCTGCAACGGCAAGCAGGCGATAATCTTCAGGCTGGCGCGCACCCATGATGCGGTCACGCTCGCCGTCGCCGATCACGGACCGGGCATTCCCGCCCATCAGCGCGCCGATGTGGTCAAGCGGTTCTTCCGCCTGGACGAAAGCCGTTCCAAGCCCGGAACCGGCCTTGGCCTCGCTCTGGTCGAGGCGGTCATGGAGCTGCATGGCGGCCGGCTGGAGCTTTCCGATACCGATCCAAACAGTCCCGACGCCAAGGGATTAACGGTCACCATGATCTTCCCCATGCAGAAACAATAG